One Misgurnus anguillicaudatus chromosome 19, ASM2758022v2, whole genome shotgun sequence genomic region harbors:
- the LOC129435518 gene encoding uncharacterized protein, protein MADHFLENQELAEAVNEAKRLELRRTVRGQLLTRCGTEYWIAVHKDECVSCYRHPVMQRVELSMGQFCRDCFKTVKIMTWVNEDKTTEHYLTTFNLMERTNAALFLRYRDILKRLHPEVEEIYYDIDGHKDWTKDNKDLVVHELHRSKTLKIVKLDGVFYLIELNIDDCIKKERVATSAPPVLQKTSMMTVARGEVRKMQESMIPLIGNCKQCKINGRSRQFLCQNSEGELIGACYHEITDGKFIKANFGGYLNVVLQSVKHWPVGDQVKGIIVESNWVRPIRKVPWVNNYLSISQHNIFTNRGEMYLMLKKYERRVGRYQPYLCLKMRT, encoded by the exons ATGGCGGACCACTTTCTAGAAAATCAGGAATTGGCAGAAGCGGTAAATGAGGCTAAGAGACTG GAACTTAGGAGAACAGTGAGGGGTCAATTATTAACAAGATGTGGAACAGAATATTGGATTGCAGTTCACAAGGATGAATGTGTCTCTTGCTACAGGCATCCTGTAATGCAAAGAGTTGAATTAAGTATGGGACAATTCTGTCGAGATTGTTTCAAGACTGTTAAAATAATGACTTGGGTTAATGAAGATAAGACAACAGAGCATTACTTGACAACTTTTAATCTAATGGAACGCACTAATGCTGCGTTATTTCTGAGGTACCGAGATATACTCAAAAGGCTTCACCCAGAGGTTGAGGAAATATATTATGATATTGATGGACACAAGGATTGGACTAAAGATAACAAAGACCTTGTAGTACATGAGCTTCATAGAAGTAAAACATTGAAGATTGTTAAACTCGATGGAGTTTTTTATCTCATAGAGCTAAACATTGATGATTGCATCAAAAAGGAAAGGGTCGCAACTTCTGCCCCCCCAGTTCTCCAGAAGACTTCAATGATGACTGTGGCTCGTGGAGAAGTGCGTAAAATGCAGGAGTCCATGATTCCGTTGATTGGTAATTGTAAACAATGTAAGATCAATGGAAGGAGCCGCCAGTTCTTGTGTCAGAACTCTGAAGGAGAATTGATTGGTGCATGCTACCATGAGATAACTGATGGAAAATTTATAAAAGCAAATTTTGGAGGCTATCTGAACGTAGTGTTGCAAAGTGTAAAACATTGGCCAGTGGGTGATCAAGTAAAAGGAATTATAGTGGAAAGTAATTGGGTAAGACCAATACGCAAAGTTCCCTGGGTCAACAACTATTTGAGTATATCTCAGCACAACATTTTTACTAATAGGGGTGAAATGTACTTGATGTTGAAAAAATATGAAAGGAGAGTTGGAAGATATCAGCCATACTTATGTTTGAAAATGAGAACTTAA